From Polynucleobacter sp. MWH-Braz-FAM2G, a single genomic window includes:
- the rimI gene encoding ribosomal protein S18-alanine N-acetyltransferase, with protein sequence MATHFKGEGEAELSFLPMQAVDLDEVLKIESVSHIHPWTKGNFSDSLAAGHWAYCVRPQLDQVVKGSYLDPEVLWAYCILFPAVDELHLLNITVSPQLRKLGIGRRMMAAIEGVAAQQNMPRIILEVRPSNLAAVTLYQKLGYEQIGVRKNYYPLNTQTGMREDALVMAKSIKLAA encoded by the coding sequence AACTCTCATTCTTGCCGATGCAAGCAGTCGACTTGGACGAAGTTCTAAAAATTGAATCGGTGTCACATATTCACCCATGGACTAAGGGAAATTTTTCAGATTCTCTAGCTGCTGGGCACTGGGCTTATTGTGTTCGTCCTCAGCTTGATCAGGTGGTTAAAGGGTCGTATCTCGATCCCGAGGTTCTCTGGGCTTACTGCATTCTATTTCCTGCGGTAGATGAATTACACCTTCTAAATATTACTGTTTCACCGCAACTGCGCAAACTTGGGATTGGCAGACGAATGATGGCTGCCATTGAAGGCGTTGCAGCTCAACAAAACATGCCCCGCATTATCTTGGAAGTACGACCAAGCAATCTAGCGGCCGTCACTCTATATCAAAAGCTTGGGTATGAACAAATAGGTGTGCGTAAGAATTACTATCCTCTCAATACGCAGACTGGTATGCGTGAGGATGCGCTGGTAATGGCAAAATCGATTAAGCTTGCAGCATGA